The following nucleotide sequence is from Alkalihalobacillus sp. LMS39.
CTGATATTTTGTGCCTCCAATTACAATTAAAATATAGGAAGCAATAAGCATAACTTCGAAAAAGACGAACAAGTTAAACAAGTCACCCGTTAGAAAGGCTCCGTTTACTCCAGCAAGGAGAAAAAAGTAAAACGGGTAGAAGTAAAACTTTTCTCTTTCATTTGATATCGTTTGAAAAGCAAAGAAAAGACAAACGACACCAACGATACTCGATAAAATAAGCATCATGGTCGCAAACATATCGGCTACTAACACAATTCCAAACGGTGGTTGCCAGTTTCCGACTGCTAGCGTTGTAATGCCTTGGTGATAAACAACGACAGCCATATATATAGAAATTCCAAGTAAAGCAACGGCGGTGATTCCGCTAATTACCCGTTGAATTTGATGTTGCTTTGCTAAGAAAATCAAGATTGTGCCGATTAAAAAAGGTATTAATATTGGTAATATCACTAAATTATTCATCAGCAGTTCCCCTTAATTTATCTAAATCATCTGTTTTATGCTCTTTATATGTTCGATAAGCTAATACAAGCAAGAAAGCTGTAACCCCAAAACTGATAACAATGGCCGTTAAAATTAATGCTTGTGGAAGCGGGTCAGCATAAGCTGCTGCTTCTTCACCAAGCAGGGGAGGAGCTCCTCTCATTAATCCTGCCATTGTGAGTAATAGTAAATGTGCACCGTGTGAGAGCAACATAAGACCTAGAACAACTCTGAGCAAACTTTTCGTTAAAATTAAATACGTACCCACCATAAAGAGGATGCCGATAGCTACTGACATTAAGATTTCCATTACGCTTCATCCTCTCCAATCGTTAGTATAATTAATAGCGCAATACCGACAACAACGAGATAAATCCCAAGGTCAAACGGTAAGGCGGTCGTAAGCTCAGTTTCACCTAAAATCGGTAGCTGAAAATAATCGAAATATTGAGTAAGGAATGGGTCGCCCCTAAACATACTCGCAATACCTGTAAGTAATGATATTAGTAATCCCGCCGCTATCATCGTTGTGAAATTTATCGGCAATGCTTTCTTTATGGAACCCATGTCAAACCCTAAATATAGTAACAATAGGGCGGAGGCGGTCATTAAACCGCCGATAAAACCACCGCCAGGGTTGTTATGG
It contains:
- a CDS encoding Na(+)/H(+) antiporter subunit C encodes the protein MEILMSVAIGILFMVGTYLILTKSLLRVVLGLMLLSHGAHLLLLTMAGLMRGAPPLLGEEAAAYADPLPQALILTAIVISFGVTAFLLVLAYRTYKEHKTDDLDKLRGTADE
- a CDS encoding Na(+)/H(+) antiporter subunit B, producing MKTNNVMLHTITRIVTFIILIFSVYLFFAGHNNPGGGFIGGLMTASALLLLYLGFDMGSIKKALPINFTTMIAAGLLISLLTGIASMFRGDPFLTQYFDYFQLPILGETELTTALPFDLGIYLVVVGIALLIILTIGEDEA